The Halogranum gelatinilyticum genome contains a region encoding:
- a CDS encoding DUF7569 family protein — protein MTDDACDACGDAVRDALARTVRLSVDRSQIDSQRLCPDCFADWIARYEREMQPDDTSQPVDSDADIIVD, from the coding sequence GTGACCGACGACGCCTGCGACGCCTGTGGCGACGCCGTCCGCGACGCGCTCGCCCGGACTGTCCGACTCAGCGTCGACCGCTCGCAGATCGACTCCCAACGGCTCTGCCCGGACTGCTTCGCCGACTGGATCGCCCGCTACGAACGCGAGATGCAGCCCGACGACACGAGCCAACCCGTCGACAGCGACGCCGACATCATCGTCGACTGA
- a CDS encoding S9 family peptidase, with the protein MNPITAADFHGLVKPSDPRLSPDGERVAFVRSVPTDDETYESTVYVVDSEGGDSRQFTVAEGVDSQPRWSPSGDRLAFVSTRGADDDRPQLWVMPTDGGEARQVTDVPGGVVGPVWSPDGTRIAFTQAATEAEREEGLDLDIGEEEEYERETPDPRVVDRLVYRQGAKYIDGTRSHVYVLDLASEEETLTRLTDGDYDHNGVEWGDATTLYYASKRTDPTDDSVVVDVLASDTEAGTEELVTQTTGWGAVLAATEDGRVAYPRTPEEGLSMRGTDLEVYDRATGETTVLTADLDRTVDLTAGIAWDPSEERLGFVTPDEGRVVVRTVASDGTELKTVVGEGHVSGFSVGDDAVAVARSEWDHPGDVFVAGRSGDHEPTRLTKLNADYLAAHEVRKPEELRFDSDGHEIQGWLLTPPGFDEREADETYPLAVEIHGGPHAMWSTAGTMWHEFQTLAARGYVVFWSNPRGSTGYGEAHSMAIERDWGAVTMADVMAGVDLVCERDGVDADDAFVTGGSFGGFMTGWIVGQTDFFTGAVAQRGVYDLSSFYGSTDAFKLVEWDFGTTPWDDPAFLWEQSPVARADEVTTPTLVIHADNDFRVPVNNGEMFYLFLKKAGVDTRLVRYPREGHELSRSGEPGHIVDRIERIVRWFDGYSAHHDVPRALDRGDDGLSAGEETGNEDDADAGEDSDNADDGEDGGDDAGDDE; encoded by the coding sequence ATGAACCCGATCACCGCGGCCGATTTTCACGGGCTCGTCAAACCGAGCGACCCTCGGCTCTCGCCCGACGGCGAGCGGGTCGCGTTCGTTCGCTCCGTCCCGACGGACGACGAGACCTACGAGTCGACGGTCTACGTCGTCGACAGCGAAGGGGGTGACTCCCGACAGTTCACCGTCGCGGAGGGCGTCGACAGCCAGCCACGGTGGAGTCCGAGCGGCGACCGCCTCGCCTTCGTCTCCACGCGCGGGGCCGACGACGACCGACCCCAACTCTGGGTCATGCCGACCGACGGCGGCGAGGCCCGACAGGTGACGGACGTGCCGGGCGGCGTCGTCGGCCCGGTCTGGAGTCCCGACGGCACCCGCATCGCCTTCACGCAGGCGGCGACCGAAGCCGAACGCGAGGAGGGACTGGACCTCGACATCGGCGAGGAGGAGGAGTACGAACGCGAGACGCCCGACCCGCGCGTGGTCGACCGGCTGGTCTACCGTCAAGGGGCCAAGTACATCGACGGGACGCGGAGCCACGTCTACGTGCTGGACCTCGCCAGTGAGGAGGAGACACTCACACGCCTCACCGACGGCGACTACGACCACAACGGGGTCGAGTGGGGCGACGCGACGACGCTCTACTACGCCAGCAAGCGGACGGACCCGACCGACGACTCGGTCGTCGTCGACGTGCTCGCCTCCGATACCGAGGCGGGCACCGAAGAACTGGTCACGCAGACGACGGGCTGGGGGGCGGTGCTCGCCGCGACGGAAGACGGCCGGGTCGCCTACCCTCGAACCCCGGAGGAAGGGCTGTCGATGCGGGGGACCGACCTCGAAGTCTACGACCGCGCGACGGGAGAGACGACGGTCCTCACCGCCGACCTCGACCGGACGGTCGACCTCACGGCCGGCATCGCGTGGGACCCGAGCGAGGAGCGACTGGGCTTCGTCACGCCCGATGAGGGGCGCGTCGTCGTCCGCACCGTCGCCAGCGACGGCACGGAGTTGAAAACCGTCGTCGGTGAGGGCCACGTGAGCGGATTCAGCGTCGGCGACGACGCGGTCGCGGTCGCACGCTCCGAGTGGGACCATCCCGGCGACGTCTTCGTGGCTGGTCGGAGCGGTGACCACGAGCCGACCCGACTCACCAAACTCAACGCCGACTATCTCGCTGCCCACGAAGTGCGCAAACCCGAGGAACTCCGCTTCGACTCTGACGGCCACGAGATTCAGGGCTGGCTCTTGACGCCCCCGGGCTTCGACGAGCGCGAGGCGGACGAGACGTATCCGCTCGCGGTCGAGATCCACGGCGGTCCGCACGCCATGTGGTCGACGGCGGGGACGATGTGGCACGAGTTCCAGACGCTCGCGGCGCGCGGCTACGTCGTCTTCTGGTCGAACCCGCGCGGGTCGACCGGCTACGGCGAGGCCCACTCGATGGCCATCGAGCGCGACTGGGGGGCGGTGACGATGGCGGACGTGATGGCCGGTGTCGACCTCGTCTGCGAACGCGACGGCGTCGACGCCGACGACGCCTTCGTCACCGGCGGCAGCTTCGGCGGCTTCATGACCGGCTGGATCGTCGGCCAGACCGACTTTTTCACCGGAGCTGTCGCCCAGCGCGGCGTCTACGACCTCTCGTCGTTCTACGGCTCGACGGACGCGTTCAAGCTCGTCGAGTGGGACTTCGGGACGACGCCGTGGGACGACCCCGCCTTCCTCTGGGAGCAGTCGCCCGTCGCCCGCGCCGACGAGGTGACGACGCCGACGCTCGTCATCCACGCGGACAACGACTTCCGGGTCCCCGTCAACAACGGCGAGATGTTCTACCTCTTCCTGAAGAAGGCGGGCGTCGACACCCGGCTCGTCCGCTATCCGCGCGAGGGCCACGAGCTATCGCGCTCGGGCGAACCCGGCCATATCGTCGACCGCATCGAGCGCATCGTCCGCTGGTTCGACGGCTACTCGGCCCACCACGACGTCCCCCGCGCGCTCGACCGCGGCGACGACGGCCTGTCGGCGGGTGAGGAGACAGGGAACGAGGACGACGCGGATGCTGGTGAGGACAGTGACAACGCGGACGACGGCGAGGACGGCGGCGACGACGCTGGCGACGACGAGTAA
- a CDS encoding TAXI family TRAP transporter solute-binding subunit translates to MRTDINRRDFIAATGVAGLAGLAGCTSGGDGGDGGDGGDGGDGGTDTRLSWHAGGTGGTYFPLSNEFKRVVEANTDYRLQVQSTGASVENAGNLGSGNADFALIQNDVAFFAKNGTGIDAFDGNAIPNLRGVATLYPETIHIVSLASTGIETVSDLEGATINTGDLGSGTQVNANQILDAVGISDYDEQNTGFSQAADQLRNGDIDAAFVVGGWPVGAIEDLATSNDLTIVEVDGDARDAVKESGSYFADDEIPAGTYNGVDEPRQTVAVQAMIATSSEQPDEVVEAVTAAIFDNVSELTIKTDFISADSAQDGMSIELHPGAAAYFEG, encoded by the coding sequence ATGCGTACCGACATAAACCGCCGTGACTTTATCGCAGCGACAGGAGTTGCCGGCCTGGCCGGTCTGGCCGGCTGTACTAGTGGTGGAGACGGTGGAGATGGTGGAGACGGCGGCGACGGTGGCGACGGCGGCACCGACACGCGCCTCTCGTGGCACGCTGGCGGGACCGGTGGGACGTATTTCCCGCTGTCGAACGAGTTCAAGCGGGTCGTCGAGGCCAACACCGACTACCGGCTGCAGGTGCAGTCGACCGGTGCGTCCGTCGAGAACGCGGGCAACCTCGGCTCCGGCAACGCCGACTTCGCGCTCATCCAGAACGACGTCGCCTTCTTCGCGAAGAACGGGACCGGCATCGACGCCTTCGACGGCAACGCCATCCCGAACCTCCGTGGTGTCGCGACGCTCTACCCCGAGACCATCCACATCGTCTCGCTGGCGAGCACGGGCATCGAGACGGTCTCGGACCTCGAAGGTGCGACCATCAACACCGGTGACCTCGGCTCCGGCACGCAGGTCAACGCGAACCAGATTCTCGACGCGGTCGGCATCTCCGACTACGACGAGCAGAACACCGGCTTCTCGCAGGCCGCAGACCAGCTCCGCAACGGCGACATTGACGCCGCGTTCGTCGTCGGCGGCTGGCCGGTCGGTGCCATCGAGGACCTCGCGACCTCGAACGACCTGACCATCGTCGAAGTCGACGGCGACGCCCGCGACGCCGTCAAGGAGTCCGGCTCCTACTTCGCCGACGACGAGATTCCGGCCGGCACCTACAACGGTGTCGACGAGCCGCGACAGACGGTCGCCGTCCAGGCGATGATCGCGACGAGTTCCGAACAGCCCGACGAGGTCGTCGAGGCGGTCACCGCGGCCATCTTCGACAACGTCTCCGAGCTGACCATCAAGACGGACTTCATCAGCGCGGACTCCGCACAGGACGGGATGTCCATCGAACTCCACCCCGGTGCGGCAGCCTACTTCGAGGGATAA
- a CDS encoding DUF1850 domain-containing protein produces the protein MTDSKPVRLAAGLLALLVVVSGVAAAVPGGQALVVEDAETGETLLTVPVEEETVVALEYTHSVEKTPVLDVYAVRDDELVMTRMEFESFGWGLPARANVTNENGTFVFDPEGSFSELYVTPGTVADHRLHVGDRTYDLVTVAGGEHSVRLHVVQRSLLRTGIERLTP, from the coding sequence ATGACAGACTCCAAACCGGTTCGACTAGCGGCCGGACTGCTCGCCCTGCTCGTCGTCGTCAGCGGTGTCGCCGCCGCCGTTCCCGGCGGACAGGCACTCGTCGTCGAGGACGCCGAGACCGGCGAGACGCTGTTGACCGTGCCGGTCGAAGAGGAGACAGTCGTGGCGCTGGAGTACACCCACAGCGTCGAGAAGACGCCCGTCCTCGACGTCTACGCCGTTCGCGACGACGAACTCGTGATGACGCGGATGGAGTTCGAGTCGTTCGGCTGGGGGCTGCCCGCCCGGGCGAACGTCACCAACGAGAACGGGACGTTCGTCTTTGACCCCGAGGGGTCGTTTAGCGAGCTGTACGTCACGCCCGGGACCGTCGCAGACCACCGGCTCCACGTCGGTGACCGGACGTACGACCTCGTCACCGTCGCCGGGGGCGAACACTCCGTCCGACTCCACGTCGTCCAACGGTCGCTCTTGAGGACGGGAATCGAGAGGCTCACGCCATGA
- a CDS encoding TRAP transporter permease, with amino-acid sequence MTTNTDTETEELTEEEKQKLLQELERKRSLRGPAAVVVAVVGILFSAYQMWIAARGFEFEVMLPGLGEVGFALQQLQINAIHVVFALVLTFLLFPASTGDGFVSRRLKAIPPAVRDRAGKDSPVTGAVEGLRAAVAWIAGDPERNRVTPLDVVFILFSLATGQYMLTQFDEIQRMRALGLDAGRTVGEIHWYLAPIADAISLVGIPLNEVSWAFVLGVAGVLLVLEATRRTLGLYLMLIVSSFIVYARYGYLIPLDAPFVGVLSIQPGQWSSIITDLWYNTNNGVFGIPVTVSVQFIYIFILFGAFLEMSGAGQWFIDLAYGATGSRKGGPAKASILSSGFMGTISGSSIANTVTTGAFTIPLMKRSGYRAEFAGAVEASASSGGQILPPVMGAAAFLIVEYTGTPYSDVITAAAIPAIVFFFGVWVMVHLEASRVGIGGIDPSELVNLGSHLKRGWFYLVPLGLLLYYLIVARLSVARSAWFTIVAIIALIALMAAYNERTRLPLFAAISGLFVAETAAFLVTGVDLVSAVTGTGGAGLAPLAAVEAAAGTLGTIILFVSFATLLFSPKSGSPLLDYDDQVDDTAESLIPNLADNKAAKFTTFIVKSMDSGARTATTVVIAVAAAGIIPGVISVTGLGPNLTALLLDISGGSLVLLLVITAISSIILGMGMPTTVTYIILVSMLAAPISQAAAIPILAAHLFILYFGVIADITPPVAVAAYAASGVAKSDPFETGVEAFSLSLNKAIVPFAFVLSPGILLIRGVGDGDDVNVLTLADVADLGFFIPEVLIPIVCVFVGVLALGPTIIGYFYTHVGRTERVLFAVSALLLMAPALVFTPVFTLLSLSGGGIADNTLVYDLGLRAVGAVLFGILTLKNRDSSKRGDQPSPVGGSAEATAE; translated from the coding sequence ATGACAACCAACACCGACACAGAGACAGAGGAACTGACCGAAGAAGAGAAACAGAAACTCCTGCAGGAGCTGGAGCGGAAACGGTCGCTCCGTGGTCCCGCCGCCGTCGTCGTCGCCGTCGTCGGCATCCTCTTTTCGGCCTATCAGATGTGGATCGCCGCTCGCGGCTTCGAGTTCGAGGTGATGCTTCCCGGACTCGGCGAGGTCGGCTTCGCACTCCAACAGCTCCAGATCAACGCCATCCACGTCGTCTTCGCGCTCGTGTTGACGTTCCTGCTGTTTCCGGCCTCGACCGGCGACGGCTTCGTCTCACGACGGCTGAAGGCGATTCCCCCGGCAGTCCGCGACCGGGCCGGCAAGGACAGCCCGGTGACCGGCGCGGTCGAGGGCCTCAGAGCGGCCGTCGCGTGGATCGCCGGCGACCCCGAACGCAACCGAGTGACGCCGCTCGACGTGGTGTTCATCCTCTTCTCGCTGGCAACGGGACAGTATATGCTCACCCAGTTCGACGAGATTCAGCGGATGCGGGCACTCGGCCTCGACGCGGGCCGGACGGTCGGTGAGATTCACTGGTATCTCGCCCCAATCGCGGACGCGATCTCGCTCGTCGGCATCCCGCTGAACGAGGTCTCGTGGGCCTTCGTCCTCGGCGTCGCCGGCGTGTTGCTCGTCCTCGAAGCGACGCGGCGGACGCTCGGGCTCTACTTGATGCTCATCGTCTCGTCGTTCATCGTCTACGCGCGCTACGGCTATCTCATCCCGCTGGACGCGCCGTTCGTCGGCGTCCTCTCGATTCAGCCGGGGCAGTGGTCGAGCATCATCACCGACCTCTGGTACAACACCAACAACGGGGTCTTCGGGATTCCCGTCACCGTCTCGGTGCAGTTCATCTACATCTTCATCCTCTTCGGGGCGTTCCTGGAGATGTCCGGGGCGGGCCAGTGGTTCATCGACCTCGCCTACGGCGCGACCGGCTCGCGGAAGGGCGGCCCCGCGAAGGCGAGTATCCTCTCGTCGGGCTTCATGGGGACCATCTCCGGCTCCTCAATCGCCAACACCGTGACGACCGGCGCGTTCACCATTCCACTGATGAAACGCTCCGGCTACCGGGCGGAGTTCGCGGGGGCCGTCGAGGCGTCGGCGTCCTCCGGCGGGCAGATTCTCCCGCCGGTCATGGGCGCGGCTGCGTTCCTCATCGTCGAGTACACCGGGACGCCCTACAGCGACGTCATCACCGCCGCCGCCATCCCGGCTATCGTCTTCTTCTTCGGGGTCTGGGTCATGGTCCACCTCGAAGCCTCCCGGGTCGGCATCGGCGGCATCGACCCGAGTGAACTGGTCAATCTCGGGTCGCACCTCAAGCGTGGCTGGTTCTACCTCGTCCCGCTCGGGCTGCTGCTCTACTACCTCATCGTCGCCCGCCTCTCCGTCGCGCGGTCGGCGTGGTTCACCATCGTCGCCATCATCGCACTCATCGCGCTCATGGCGGCGTACAACGAGCGGACCCGGCTGCCCCTCTTTGCGGCCATCAGCGGCCTGTTCGTCGCCGAGACCGCCGCGTTCCTCGTCACCGGTGTCGACCTCGTCAGTGCGGTGACGGGCACTGGCGGTGCGGGGCTGGCACCGCTGGCCGCCGTCGAAGCGGCCGCGGGGACGCTCGGGACCATCATCCTCTTCGTCAGCTTCGCGACGCTCCTGTTCAGTCCGAAGAGCGGGTCGCCGCTGCTCGACTACGACGACCAGGTCGACGACACCGCCGAGTCGCTCATCCCGAATCTCGCCGACAACAAGGCCGCGAAGTTCACCACCTTCATCGTGAAGTCGATGGACTCCGGCGCGCGGACCGCGACGACCGTCGTCATCGCCGTCGCCGCCGCGGGGATCATCCCCGGCGTCATCTCCGTGACCGGTCTCGGCCCGAACCTCACCGCGCTGTTGCTCGACATCTCGGGCGGCTCGCTCGTCCTCCTGCTCGTGATTACGGCCATCTCCTCGATCATCCTCGGGATGGGGATGCCGACGACGGTGACGTACATCATCCTCGTCTCGATGCTCGCCGCCCCCATCTCGCAGGCGGCCGCGATTCCCATCCTCGCGGCCCACCTGTTCATCCTTTACTTCGGCGTCATCGCCGACATCACGCCGCCCGTCGCCGTCGCGGCCTACGCCGCCTCCGGGGTCGCCAAGTCCGACCCCTTCGAGACGGGCGTCGAGGCGTTCTCGCTCTCCCTGAACAAGGCCATCGTGCCCTTCGCGTTTGTCCTCTCGCCGGGTATCCTGCTCATCCGCGGAGTGGGAGACGGCGACGACGTGAACGTCCTGACGCTCGCGGACGTGGCTGACCTCGGCTTCTTCATCCCGGAGGTCCTCATCCCCATCGTCTGCGTCTTCGTCGGCGTTCTCGCGCTCGGGCCGACCATCATCGGCTACTTCTACACCCACGTGGGCCGGACCGAGCGCGTGCTCTTCGCCGTCTCGGCACTGCTGCTCATGGCACCCGCACTCGTGTTCACGCCGGTGTTCACGCTCCTGTCGCTCAGCGGTGGCGGCATCGCCGACAACACGCTCGTCTACGACCTCGGCCTGCGCGCGGTCGGTGCCGTGCTGTTCGGCATCCTGACGCTGAAGAACCGCGACAGCAGCAAGCGGGGCGACCAGCCGAGTCCCGTCGGTGGGTCCGCAGAAGCGACTGCCGAGTAA
- a CDS encoding IMPACT family protein has protein sequence MTDAYRTVADRAEASFEVQGSEFIGYVAPADTVAEAEAFIDEIEELHPDATHNVPAYRVPAGEASSKRAPGDVMLREYQSDDGEPTGSSGKPALNVLVQQDIRNVAVVVTRYYGGTNLGVGGLARAYSRAVKEAVEAAGVVEEVPHERLELVTEYDDSGTVRGILESTGVEFEAAYESDVRFAVRVPVDDADELRDRLRSATSGRVKIE, from the coding sequence ATGACCGACGCCTACCGGACCGTCGCCGACCGCGCCGAGGCCTCCTTCGAGGTCCAAGGCTCCGAGTTCATCGGCTACGTCGCCCCCGCCGACACCGTCGCGGAGGCGGAGGCGTTCATCGACGAGATCGAGGAGTTGCATCCCGACGCGACCCACAACGTCCCCGCCTACCGCGTCCCCGCCGGTGAGGCATCGAGCAAGCGAGCACCCGGCGATGTCATGCTCCGAGAGTATCAGAGCGACGACGGCGAACCGACCGGGTCGTCCGGGAAACCGGCTCTGAACGTCCTCGTCCAGCAGGACATCCGTAACGTCGCCGTCGTCGTCACGCGCTATTACGGCGGGACGAACCTCGGCGTCGGCGGGTTGGCTCGGGCCTACTCCCGCGCCGTCAAGGAGGCAGTCGAGGCCGCGGGCGTCGTCGAGGAGGTTCCCCACGAACGCCTCGAACTCGTCACCGAGTACGACGACTCGGGCACGGTTCGCGGGATTCTGGAGAGTACAGGCGTCGAGTTCGAGGCGGCCTACGAGTCCGACGTCCGCTTCGCGGTGCGCGTCCCCGTAGACGACGCAGACGAACTCCGCGACCGGCTGCGGAGTGCGACGAGTGGTCGCGTAAAAATCGAGTAG